TCCGCATACATCCCCGTGCCGCGACACAGGTAGGACCACGGTGGAGAGCGGCCACAACAACCAACCTGCCAAAACCTCCTACCGGCACCAGCTGTGCCGCGGGAAGCCAGGAGGTTTTTTCCAGGAGGACTTTGGCCGCTGGTCCGCGgtgccgggggctggggctgtgaccgGCTGGCTGCGCGCGGCAGCACCGAGGGCTCTGCCGGGTGAGAAGCCAAGTGCCACAGCCGAGCTTGGCCTCGCCGGCGCTGAGCACCCGAGCACCGCAGCCGCTCGAGGGCTCGCAGAGCATTGCCATGTTTCTCTGTCCCCGCAGCACAGGAGATTTGCAAAATGGCTTCTGTTTTTCCTGACCTCTTACtactgttttttaaaatttaattttttttataagcttttttatatttttcttccacTTGAGGAAGTCGTTTGGCCCCAGCTgaacaaaaaccccacatttctcGGCATCGGCGGCAGGATGCAGGTGCCGGTACCCTCTGGTGCGGCACTGCCCGCGGACTCATAGGGTTCCCCCCCGAGTCCCCTGGAGTGACAAACAGCAGTGTTTTGGCTGCctgcctgcaccactgcctgCACCGCTGCTCTGCGGGGTTTCCAGTCTGGCCCAGGGTGCTGAGGGGgatggagcacccatgggtgcacagACTTGACCGCCATGGGTGGGAGGTGCTGGTGCCATGGCGCGGAATGGAGGGGGAGGAAGGGTCCCGGGGGGCTTGTCCCTCCTCACCCCGTTGCTCTCGCTGGCAGGAAGCTCTCGGGCAAGGCGGGCATCGACGAGGTGATGGCAGCCGCGGTGCTCACCAGCCTCTCCACCAGTCCGCTGGTGCTCGGACACCCGCCAGCAGCCCCCACCCCAGGTAAGAGCGCGTCCCTGTCCCACCCACCCGTGGACACGTGTCCCATGGCTGGACctgaccctcctcctcctcctcgccagAGCCTGGCGGTGACGTCTGGAAGGAGGCACCCGCCATGtcctccagctgcagcagcagcagcaacaccagCGGGGACTggagctgggacccccccagcgaCCGCTCCACACCCTCCACCCCCTCGCCCCCGCTCTCCAGCCACGTCCCCAGCGCCTTCCTGCCCACCCCGCTGCCGGACGAGGGCCCCGACGAGCCCGACGGCACCCACTTCATCTTCGGAGAGCCCATCCCACGGAAGAGGaaggtgggatggggatggggacaagggtgacaatggtgacaaGGTCAGGGGTGGGAATGGGGAGGGTGAGCTGAGGGATGGGGATGATGGTGGGGTTGGGGATGGGctcagggatggagatgaggggatgggggtgatgctgggggtgaCGCTGGGATTGGGGAATGACAATGAGGATGATGTTGGGGATGACATAGAGGGATGACGGTGAGGTTGGGGACGAGGTTGGACATGGGGATGACAATGATGTTGGGGATGACAGTGGGGTTGGATTTGAGATTGGGATTGGGGATGAGCTTGGGGATTGAGATGAGGATGATGTTGAGGATGGCGGTGACAGTGaggttggggatggggatgatgatgagGTTGAGGATGACAGTGATGATGGGGATGACATCGGGGATGACACTGGGGTTGGAGATCAGGTTGGggttggggtgacactggggatgaTACCAGAGACAGGGCTGCCAGCCTGATGTCCCTCTCCTGCAGAACTCCACCAAGGTGATGTTCAAGTGCTTGTGGAAGAGCTGCGGCAAAGTCCTCAGCAGCTCCTCAGGGATGCAGAAGCACATCCGAACCGTGCACCTTGGGTAAGCGCTTGGGATCCCCTTGGGCACCCCAGACCCCCGCAGTGTCCCCTGCAGGGTCCTGCCGTGGGGGGAGCGACCCCCTCAGCCCGACCCCGCTGTCCCTGCAGCCGCAAAGCCGACCTGGAGCAGAGTGACGGTGAGGAGGACTTCTACTACACGGAGCTGGACGTGGACGTGGACTCGCTGACGGACGGGCTCTCCAGCCTGACGCCCGTGTCACCCACCTCCTCGGTGCCACCCGCCTTCCCCGGCCCCGAGGCGCCGGCGTTGCCAAACCCCGACCCCGTGCTGGGTGTTCCCCCGACTCCCCCCGGCCTCTGCCACGTCCACACCGACCACGCGTACCAGGTATGGGGATGGGGGTGCTGCCGCTGTCACCGTCACCCTCTGGTGACACCGAGCTGTGACATGGGCCGTGTTCTCTATCCCCAGGGCTGCCCGGCGCCCCCGCAGCCACCAGTGCCCCCTGCCGCGCCCGCCCTGCCGCCCCCCAAACCGCCCTCCATGCCCAGGTgagccaccaccacccccccaccccatcccctccggtccccatgtcccccccgtgacATGTCCCCTCTTCCCGCAGGAGGCCGCGGGGGGAGGCCAAGAAGTGCCGCAAGGTGTACGGCATGGAGAACCGGGAGCTGTGGTGCACGGCGTGCCGCTGGAAGAAGGCCTGTCAGCGCTTCCTCGACTGAGGCGCCGCCGCCATTTTGCACATTTTGCACTCGAGGTGCCTTCGTGCCCCCGCCTGCCACCACCACCAACCCGGGGCCCCCCCGGACTCAGGGAACGGCCCCCCCGAAAGCTTTATGCACATAGCTAGCCACCCCCCGCCACCACGGAGCTTGCCCCCCcatctttttcctttgaaaataagCTATAATCTGTGTCCCGGCCCCCCATGCGGGCACTGCGTCGGGGGCTGGCGGGGCGGCCGGCTGCTCCCCCTGCCCGTGCCGGGTTGGGGACCCCCCGGGGCCGGGGGTCCCATTGCTCACATAAGCTGTGCCTGCGGCCGGGGGGGGCTCGGAGAAGGGGGTGTCCGTTCCTGCCCCCCCAGGGGGACCCCAGTGCCCAGGGCAGAggtggcacctgcccccccgcccccgaggGGGTTTTTACTCTTTGTATCGTGTTTCTCTATTTTCCGTACCGGCGGGGATGCCCGGGAAGTGCCTGCAGGAACGCGCCCATTTGCACTAAGCCAAACTGCACaaagaggtttcttttttttttaaaaaaaaaataatttttcttcgtttttttccctttttttttttttttttggtgtgtttttattttttaaataaaatatataaaaatgtgtatttttaaatctcACCCAGGGCCTGAGAGCACAGCAGCCCCGCACTGCGGCTGCGCCATGCTCCAGCCCCAGTGGGGTTCTAAGGGGCTTTTTATCTTCATCCCCCATTTTACCCCATCTAAACCCCtttttgcccccaaaccctttctCCCCTCTCGCCCCATCGCCTGCCCAGGCAGCAGCTCAGGACTCCCTGTGCCCCACGTGAGGACgagtgggatggggacacgaggggacgtgGCGCTGCCACCCAGGACTGTCCCAGGGCGGGTGTCCCCCACTCTGCATCAGGGTCCCCTCTCGTGGGGGGGTCAAACCGCTTCGGCCCCATGGGCTGGGACGGGCTGTGCCAGGCCGGGCCCCCGCTCGTCCCTGAGCCCCCGGGGACGCGATGTGTcggatccagaaaaagaaaataaatatttggattctttttttttttttttaatgattcctGTTCTTTAGTTACTTTTCAGATGGGCTGTGCAAAGGGGGGAGGGCAGCCCCAGACCCGGTGCTGtcacccccccccatccccagggaTGTGCAGCCTCCTGGCAGCGCTGCAAAAGGGGGTGGTTTAATTTCTAATAAACCCCCCCAAAGATAAGGGAATAGCTGCCAACACAGCGGGTTGGGGGGGATGAGCCACAGGGATGGTTTGGGATGGGGAAAGGCAAAGGCAGTGACACCCCCGGTGTGGGGGgtggggattttggggagcagggacccCACAAGGTTGCATGGGGGGCACAGGATGGCAACCCCCGGGATGTCAGCCCATTCCTACGTGCAcgatggaggagaaaaaaatatgtatgttaaaaaaaatagccGAAGACCCCCCCgcaaaacctcaaaacaaaaaccccacagccaaataaacccacaaaaaccaccGAGACAAAACTGTAGCAGCAATTTCCCATTTTATTGAAACGGATTGATTTTTGCAAGTGTGTCTAAGCTAAACCCCATCACGAGCTCTGCGATCGCAGGCACGCGGCCCCGGAACCGGAGAGCAACTAGAAAATAAGGTCATTATTTACCTGAACTACATGGACAGAGAATCAGTACAACACAGCGTGTTCTCCCCCGAATCCCGGGTACTCCAacctcctccacctcccccaAATATTAAACACATCTTCAATACAAACACAGGTTTATAATAATTAATATAAAGTCAGTATAATATAGAATATTCCcagcaaaaaaaataatcaacaatCCTCAAAcactgtcctcttttttttttctcgtttgtttgcttgttgattTTTGTAGACAGGTTTAAAGCacgttgaaaaataaatatatatgaaagCATACACACAGCACTCTCACTACGCAGAACcgaaaagaaaggcagaaattcGAAACACAATATGGaatctaaaaaataaaaagaaccatTAAGTATGGCTTTCTTAGGAGTTGCACATGTCACAGAATGAGCTAAAATAAGGTTACCTTTCAGAATATTGCAAAAAATTCCAGTTTTTTGCATGATTTTCATGGAGTTTCTTTCCTAACGGGCCATGTGCAAAACGGGGATTGTGGGGGTGGGGGCGCCCGGGGGCTCAGCCCGCGAGCCGAGTCCCGTCAGGACCCCAAAGCCCCAACCCCAACGCGGCTTCGCTTTGGAACAGCGGAGTGTTGGAAGGCATGGGCGGAGAGAAGGAACGGAGCGCTAGCGAATGTACGAAATACAAGCCTTCTGGAGCCCGAAACACCGATTACTTgattaaaaagggaaaagaacGGTCACTTTGCAAACCCTCATCGCACACGTCCCCCTCTCGCCTCCCCACAAAGTCACCGCGAGGCTTCAGCGTGACTTTAAACTATACAAAAACGGGTGGTTTATGATTTTTAAATGACACTTTTTAGCACTAAATTGCCGGAAGGCCACGCCAGCACCTCGTTTGTGACAATATTCTCTAATTCCACCCCAGCCGCCCCGTGTcctcggggacagggacaggtcgATGCCACCGTGCCCCGTTCTGCGCGGGACAGCCGCGCTCTTTTTGTACCCCTGGCACACTTTCGGCTTTAAAACCATGAGGATAATGGAGAAATCCAGGGAGGGACATTTACAAGTAGAtacaaagacttaaaaaaaaccctcatcacAAGTTATTGAGACCGAGTGTATGAATTTTTCACCTAGAAGGGAGTTATTTTTTTTGGAAACTAAAtctgtatatatatacacgcacatatatatatatatatatatatatttagaaaaaattaaaaaaagggaaCCTCAGTGAAATATACAAAGCCCTGAAGGGAAATACAAAGACAAGACACTAGAGGCTACTCGAGCTACTGCAGGACAGGAGGGGCTGGGTTGCCGGTTTGGTTGTATCTCCACAAGTTTGCATAGGCAGCAGGGCCGGGAGGAGCCCCGGAGGTCGTGGGAGGTTTTATAAAGTTTCAGCactaaaaaaaaagcccaaattcgTTTTTTTCCGAACCCGAGCGCCTGCCGGAGCACAAGTGTAAAGACCAATTCCCGCATCTCAAATCCGCACATCTCCACCAAAACAAAGCACTTAGAATACACGGCGGGTGTTAGAAGGATTTTATTTGGTATATATAGTGTCTGTTAGTAATATAGAAGCATGTGCTGATTATAACGGTAACATTATAACGGCTTTTACGTGGATTTTctggttttctctcctttttttgagTTATTTTTTTGCATCCTCAGCTCAAAGAGCTTTCAAGCGGCCCCGAGAGCCTCCTGCCCGCCCTtcgggagaaaggaaagaaacaaaaaccaccaaaatctTCCCAAAGGAATTGCCAAGTAAAGCTGAACACCCCCAGAACTCCGGTTATAAAAGCGAAGTCACCCCCgggtgggaggaagaggagggctgaGCCCATCGCCTGCTCCTCCTCGCACGGGGACGACAGCAGCGCCGGACAGACGGGCGAGACGGAATGTCACCGAACACGGGGGCTCTGGAACCGTTTGCCTTTTAaatctttcctttttaaatagatttttacaTAGAAAAAGCAAAGCTACAGGTTATCTTTTAAGTACTGTATGTATTTGTCTACACGTAACAGGCGAGGCTGCAAGTTCAGGACCTCAGACACCCCCTGCCCCCTTCCATATTTACAGGATAAATGACAATAAATAGCAGGAAAAGTGGGGGTAACAAAACAGCGACCTCGCTCCGGGACCCCCCACCCGCTACGAGTGCTGgaaaaaagaatatacaaaggTCCAATCGTAGAATACCAAAGTTTAtgtctttttaaatacagtagGAGGGCTTTATAAGATGCTAAAATGCAAGATCAgatttatattcttttttttacagtttattcGAAGTGTTTCTACAtgaccctcctgctctgctctttCAGTACTTAGAGAAGAGGGTTCTCTGTTCTCACTGGCTGGAAGCGCCAAGTCCACCTCACTTTCCCATCCCAGGACCGGCAGCGGACGGTGCCCACGTGGCCTCGTGGAGCCAAAGCGAAGATTTTAGGGAAAAACACCCCACGTTTCTGATACCTGCGATGAGGCACCCAGAGACGGCAGCGAACGTCTGCAACGAACCCAACGCCACAAACCCAGGATGCGCCTTCAATCGGGGAACTACAACCGGCTAAAGAACTGGGGCTGTCACCGCACTCTGCCGAACCCCGGCACCCAGTGGCTTAAATCCTCAAAGATTATTTGCTTTTCTGGGGTTTATTGTACAATATATTTCCTTATTTCCTTTGCTGGGTGGAAGGATGTTTTTTTGTTACAGACCAGCACCCCGGCAAGGATGAAAAATAGCACCTTTAGTCATCTGGCTTTCTGGTGACGGGGTGTCTTTTGTGGCTGGTTTCAAGGCACCATCACCACAGACAGACATGGTATAAAATTGCTCCATGGCAAGGGAAGAGTGAGGTCTTCactgtttttttgttattatttaaaaaagcACCAGAAGCAAAGAGGTGAAGGGGAAAAGAAGCTGCTTTTCAGGAACAAGACACGTCCAACGCGCTTTGTTGCTGTTGGCATTTCGGGGGAGCTGGACGAAGGCAACAGTGGCCGATACGGAGGAGAATCCAGCTACCCGGAGCAGCCCCCCAGTCTCTCAGGAGACGCTGGGAGAGAAACCTGGTTCTTTCTTACAAATAAGGTCTATTCGAAAACTTACATGGAACCAGTGCAGCCGAAGCGGAAGGTTTCTGTCATGAATCAAGCAGGTGTTACGCCTAACGGTCATAAATGATGATTTTTAGCTTGGCACGGAGGCCAAGGTGCCAGGGGACGCCCTGGTGCCACCAACACCGGTGACATTCTCCCCAGGGGGGATCTCCTCACCTCGGCTTCTCGCGTTGCCCAGTTCATCCTGCAAATGCTAAATGCCTTGTTTTTCCTACGGTTTGCATATATTTACGAAAAAGGCAGCTGAGCAAAGGGAGAAAAGTGAAGATATTTGTGGAGAGTGACAGGCAGAGAACGACCCGTGTCCTTTATAGCTAAGGTGCTGTTGGAAGCACCAACGCGCGTTTCGGCGACCGCGGAGAACCAAGGCTGGAAGACAGGACGCGGGTAAGACGCCAGTAGTTCCAAGAGAGGTCATGAATGCTCTTTTTTGATGGCGATTCCTTTTGGAAGCTAAGAATCTAAGAAAAGAATTCGTAAGGCTGTAATCTGACTTGCCTTTTGATCTATTTGGCtccataaaaaataataaaaactctCTTTAAATAGCTTTGCAAAAGGTCTGTATGGTCAGGGGAAGCCCTCCAACACACCCATTGATTTGCTTTCACAACGATAGCCTGGAATTCCACTGCTGCTGGGATTTTAGCACACGGACAAGGtgctaaaaaaacaaaccaaaccaaaaccaaacaccaccaaaagCACCTGCTCCAGACACAAAGATCTCCCCGGTGTTCGGTTCAGGGCGGGAAGGGAACGAGGGCTCATGTGTCACCCAACCCTCGCACCTGTGAAAGCTCCAGCGCAGTGGGTGCAGCCCGGCCGGAGCGGCGGCCACGCTCGGGGACACTTGggaggggacaagggagggtgaAGTCAGTCGTGCCAACGCTGCTGAGACGAGATCCGAgtggaacagagaaggacttgttcAGAAAACACAAGAGTTATTTCGCACACATGGACGACAACAAGGCTACTTAGCTTTTCCAACATATTCCTTCCTCCCCCGCCCTCCCTCCCCCTACAAACAACAGagcgaaacaaaaaaaaacccaaaccaaaacaaatccctAAGAAATCCAGGTAAAATCCTTGTCGTTCTCCCCAGAGTTGTCCTGCTCCTGCGGGGAGTCGACGTCTTTGTCATCATCCAAAATCACATCATCCTGCGACATTCCCACGTCGTCCTTCCACTTGATGTCGTCGTCATCTCCCATCTCCTCGTCTCCTTCCACCTTGATGTCGTCCGGGTCTTCCATGTAGGGCCCCTCCCCGGGGTAGCACTCATCCGGAGAACCGTCCCCGCCGTTGTGCTCCAGGTGCCCGGCGATGCCGCGGCCGGAGCAGTCGGCGCAGACCCCGTGGCGCCGCGAGCCGTGCTTGATCCCCACACTGGCCGCCGACATGAACACGCGGTTGCACACTTTGCAGACGTACTTTTTGTCTTTGCTGTGGACCTGGAAAAGGAGAATGACCAGAGAAGTTAACGCCGGGTGGGAGGATGCGGAGCTGCAGGGAAGGACGTGCTGCCCTGTCCTTCTGCAAAGGCGAAGCCGCCGCAGCCCACGAGCGCAGTCCGAGATCATTGCGGGCTTATATTGCTGAATTTAAACCCACTGAGATTAATTCAACCCTCTAACAGTGTCATACAATGAAAAATCTCTTTGAGACTGCCTAGGGATGAACTAGGAGTTTCGAGAGGAACTTTGATCACTTCAttgttttcctcccttctttttgtttttctggggtGCAATAGTTGCATTACAGCACCATCTTAAATAGGAAACAAGCC
The DNA window shown above is from Patagioenas fasciata isolate bPatFas1 chromosome 16, bPatFas1.hap1, whole genome shotgun sequence and carries:
- the SLC2A4RG gene encoding SLC2A4 regulator; the encoded protein is METPRPPAVPLPAARRRRRDPPPPPPPEHGGGGGCGGGTAPKAPLPFSGRGLPAGAEGWLSHPREPLSHPREPLSAPGELLASRAAMLRVLDVGLERCLALHSAYIPVPRHRKLSGKAGIDEVMAAAVLTSLSTSPLVLGHPPAAPTPEPGGDVWKEAPAMSSSCSSSSNTSGDWSWDPPSDRSTPSTPSPPLSSHVPSAFLPTPLPDEGPDEPDGTHFIFGEPIPRKRKNSTKVMFKCLWKSCGKVLSSSSGMQKHIRTVHLGRKADLEQSDGEEDFYYTELDVDVDSLTDGLSSLTPVSPTSSVPPAFPGPEAPALPNPDPVLGVPPTPPGLCHVHTDHAYQGCPAPPQPPVPPAAPALPPPKPPSMPRRPRGEAKKCRKVYGMENRELWCTACRWKKACQRFLD